A region of Heptranchias perlo isolate sHepPer1 unplaced genomic scaffold, sHepPer1.hap1 HAP1_SCAFFOLD_390, whole genome shotgun sequence DNA encodes the following proteins:
- the LOC137311986 gene encoding zinc finger protein 664-like translates to MEKPWKCGDCGKGFNYPSELETHRRSHTGERPFTCSLCGKGFTQSSDLLKHQRVHTGERPFKCSDCEKRFKSKIELLRHQRTHTGERPFTCSVCGKGFTQSSALLTHQRVHTGERPFKCSDCEKRFKSKFNLLKHQRTHQRVHTGERPFSCSV, encoded by the coding sequence atggagaaaccgtggaaatgtggggactgtgggaagggattcaattacccttcagagctggaaactcatcgacgcagtcacactggggagaggccgttcacctgctccttgtgtgggaagggattcactcagtcatccgacctgctgaaacaccagcgagttcacactggggagagacctttcaaatgttctgactgtgagaagagatttaaaagcaaaattgaactgctgagacaccaacgcacccacactggggagaggccgttcacctgctccgtgtgtgggaaaggattcactcagtcatctgccctgctgacacaccagcgagttcacactggggagagaccttttaaatgttctgactgtgagaagaggtttaaaagcaaatttaatctgctgaaacaccaacgcactcaccagcgagttcacactggggagaggccgttctcctgctctgtgtga